One genomic region from Sphingomicrobium aestuariivivum encodes:
- a CDS encoding anthranilate synthase component II, whose product MKFTVIDNRDSFTFNLVDALAVAGAEMQVLRNSISAEKALESANGGALLLGPGPGDPASAGCCLDLCVKARGIVPLIGICLGHQAIVEAAGGRVRRAAAPAHAETARLAHRGDGVLAGLPDPLIVGRYHSLCTPVSDLPARFAVDAEHGGMAMAVRDEAGLQLGLQFHPESILTPRGDRLVANMLAWAKACLDRPAKAA is encoded by the coding sequence ATGAAGTTCACCGTGATCGACAATCGCGACAGTTTCACCTTCAATCTCGTCGATGCGCTTGCGGTCGCGGGGGCCGAAATGCAGGTGCTTCGCAATAGCATCAGTGCGGAAAAAGCGCTCGAAAGCGCCAATGGCGGCGCGCTGCTCCTTGGCCCTGGCCCGGGCGATCCGGCGAGCGCGGGCTGCTGTCTCGACCTATGCGTGAAGGCGCGCGGCATTGTCCCGCTGATCGGCATCTGCCTCGGCCACCAGGCCATCGTCGAGGCCGCCGGCGGGCGCGTTCGCCGCGCCGCCGCGCCCGCCCATGCCGAAACCGCACGGCTCGCCCATCGCGGCGACGGCGTCTTGGCGGGGCTGCCCGATCCGCTGATCGTCGGCCGCTATCATTCGCTCTGCACCCCTGTCTCCGACCTGCCCGCGCGATTCGCCGTCGATGCCGAACATGGCGGCATGGCGATGGCGGTGCGCGACGAAGCCGGCCTCCAGCTCGGCCTGCAATTCCATCCCGAATCCATCCTCACGCCGCGGGGCGACCGGCTCGTCGCCAACATGCTTGCATGGGCGAAAGCCTGTCTCGACCGCCCCGCCAAAGCCGCCTGA
- the hisC gene encoding histidinol-phosphate transaminase — MSEQPIGDRLARRDLRQLPRTDLAGAPVPGTIRLDANENPYEPLAGGRDINRYPEPQPDTLRRRMAGLYGVFPQRLWVTRGSDDAIDLLCRAFLRPGEDRILVVEPTFSAYAQFARIQGAKVDSVRMDGDFAFDAGAVLRAAKDGPAPKLLFLCTPNNPTGTPIAVETVRDIAAALPDTLVVADEAYGEFADAPSLAPDAGNVDNLVVLRTLSKAYGLAGARIGCAIADANVIDWLARVSPPYPLPGPSIAAALGALAPERMPIHRARIADLLAERARLAALLRGVDEVEALYEGGNFLFLTVADPEGLAQRLEAAAVKVRFRPNAAPGGVRVTIGTEAENRALLAVFGITDAAPRRRRASVTRDTAETRIAVAVDLDDPEPKRQISTGIGFFDHMLDQVASHGGFSLTLACTGDTHIDPHHSIEDVALALGAALDKALGDRAGIGRFGFALPMDETRAEVLVDLSGRPYAKFDGSFTTEHLGEFPTEMTPHVFRSLADSMRAAIHVSVEGENDHHKVEGAFKAFGRALRQGLATGASGKGIPSTKGSL; from the coding sequence GTGAGCGAGCAACCCATCGGCGACCGCCTCGCGCGCCGCGACCTGCGCCAACTGCCGCGCACCGACCTTGCCGGTGCGCCGGTCCCGGGCACCATCCGTCTCGATGCCAACGAGAATCCCTATGAGCCGCTCGCGGGCGGCCGCGACATCAACCGCTATCCCGAGCCCCAGCCCGATACGCTGCGGCGGCGGATGGCGGGCCTTTACGGCGTTTTCCCCCAGCGCCTGTGGGTGACGCGCGGCAGCGATGACGCCATCGACCTTCTCTGCCGCGCTTTCCTGCGGCCGGGCGAGGATCGTATCCTCGTCGTCGAGCCGACCTTCTCGGCCTATGCGCAATTCGCCCGCATCCAGGGGGCGAAGGTCGACAGCGTTCGCATGGACGGGGACTTCGCCTTCGACGCGGGCGCAGTGCTGAGGGCGGCCAAGGATGGGCCGGCGCCAAAGCTCCTGTTCCTGTGCACCCCCAACAACCCCACGGGCACACCGATCGCGGTCGAGACCGTGCGCGATATCGCCGCCGCTCTCCCCGACACGCTGGTCGTCGCCGACGAGGCCTATGGCGAATTTGCCGATGCGCCGAGCCTTGCCCCTGATGCCGGCAATGTCGACAATCTCGTCGTCCTGCGTACCCTGTCTAAGGCCTATGGCCTTGCCGGCGCCCGCATCGGCTGCGCCATTGCCGATGCCAATGTCATCGACTGGCTCGCGCGCGTGTCGCCGCCCTACCCGCTGCCCGGTCCGTCCATCGCCGCCGCATTGGGCGCGCTGGCGCCCGAGCGCATGCCGATCCACAGGGCCCGCATCGCCGACCTCCTCGCCGAGCGCGCGCGCCTTGCCGCGCTTTTGCGTGGAGTCGACGAGGTGGAAGCGCTCTATGAGGGCGGCAATTTCCTTTTCCTAACCGTCGCCGATCCCGAAGGGCTTGCACAACGCCTCGAAGCGGCGGCCGTCAAAGTCCGCTTCCGCCCCAATGCCGCACCGGGCGGGGTCCGCGTCACCATCGGTACCGAAGCCGAGAATCGCGCCTTGCTCGCCGTCTTCGGCATTACCGATGCGGCGCCGCGCCGCCGCCGGGCGAGCGTCACCCGCGATACTGCCGAAACGCGCATCGCGGTTGCGGTCGATCTCGACGATCCCGAGCCCAAGCGGCAGATCTCGACCGGCATCGGCTTCTTCGATCATATGCTCGACCAGGTCGCGAGCCACGGCGGCTTTTCGCTCACGCTCGCATGCACCGGCGACACGCATATCGACCCGCACCACAGCATCGAGGATGTAGCGCTCGCGCTCGGCGCCGCGCTCGACAAGGCACTCGGCGACCGTGCCGGCATCGGCCGCTTCGGCTTTGCGCTGCCGATGGACGAAACCCGCGCCGAGGTTCTCGTCGACCTGTCGGGGCGCCCCTATGCCAAGTTCGACGGCAGCTTTACGACCGAACATCTCGGCGAATTCCCGACCGAGATGACGCCGCACGTCTTCCGCAGCCTTGCCGACAGCATGCGCGCCGCGATCCATGTCAGCGTCGAGGGCGAGAACGATCACCACAAGGTCGAGGGTGCCTTCAAGGCCTTCGGTCGCGCGCTGCGCCAGGGCCTCGCTACCGGCGCGAGCGGCAAGGGCATCCCCTCGACCAAGGGGTCGCTGTGA
- a CDS encoding chorismate-binding protein has product MSHLRLLSRRLPGVHDPVSLFAALHAEGRARMLFRRTGGTSVILCDSALAVDAKGREAEVRVAGAQGAALLDPLLAPLSAQVVERDGESARLVFDAPDEKGDEGERGRRTSPLHLLRAAAALGADEDDAYGLALFTLIGFDHADMVESIAVAAPEGPLPDLVARLAETLVVVEASGAARVLAIAAVTGERGEDHRLSCLAQEKLGKLAARIEQAPVPPLREAVAGAPSVDMDDLDFAATVEALQGEIAAGEIFQAVPSRSFSLPCPDALGAFRRLVAADPSAYQFFAETRHGTLFGASPENAIALEPGADGVRLSVSPIAGTRPRGASADEDDRLEAELRLDGKEVSEHLMLVDLARNDVARIARPGTRRVTSLMRVERFARVMHIVSTVEGLLPEGRDAVDAIRACLNVGTLSGAPKLRAIELVRRHEATQRGFYGGAIGVLTGRGAFDSAVVIRSAFVTDGIARVRAGAGVVAHSDPAAEAAETRAKASAVLAALGAAA; this is encoded by the coding sequence GTGAGCCATCTCCGCCTCCTCTCGCGCCGCCTGCCCGGCGTGCACGATCCGGTGAGCCTGTTCGCCGCGCTCCATGCCGAAGGGCGTGCGCGGATGCTGTTCCGTCGCACCGGCGGGACGAGCGTCATCCTGTGCGACAGCGCGCTGGCGGTCGATGCCAAGGGGCGCGAGGCCGAGGTGCGGGTGGCGGGCGCACAGGGCGCCGCACTGCTCGATCCGCTGCTCGCGCCGCTCTCCGCACAGGTCGTGGAGCGCGACGGCGAATCGGCTCGGCTCGTCTTCGACGCGCCCGACGAAAAGGGCGATGAGGGCGAGCGCGGCCGACGGACTAGCCCGCTGCATCTCTTGCGCGCCGCCGCGGCACTCGGGGCGGACGAGGATGACGCCTACGGGCTCGCGCTGTTCACGCTCATTGGCTTCGATCATGCCGACATGGTCGAGAGCATCGCGGTCGCCGCCCCCGAAGGCCCGCTGCCCGACCTCGTCGCACGTCTCGCCGAGACGCTGGTGGTCGTCGAGGCCTCGGGCGCTGCACGGGTGCTCGCCATCGCCGCCGTCACCGGTGAGCGCGGGGAAGATCACCGCCTGTCCTGCCTCGCGCAGGAGAAGCTCGGCAAGCTCGCCGCGCGGATCGAACAGGCACCGGTGCCGCCGCTTCGCGAAGCGGTCGCAGGCGCGCCGTCGGTCGATATGGATGACTTGGACTTCGCCGCCACGGTCGAGGCGTTGCAGGGCGAGATTGCCGCAGGCGAGATCTTCCAGGCGGTGCCGAGCCGCAGCTTCTCCCTCCCCTGTCCCGACGCCCTCGGTGCCTTCCGTCGCCTCGTCGCCGCCGACCCCTCGGCCTACCAGTTTTTCGCCGAAACCCGCCACGGCACGCTGTTCGGTGCCTCGCCCGAAAATGCCATCGCGCTCGAGCCCGGCGCGGACGGGGTTCGGCTGTCGGTCAGCCCGATCGCGGGCACCCGTCCGCGCGGCGCCAGCGCCGACGAGGACGACCGGCTCGAGGCCGAGCTCCGGCTCGATGGCAAGGAAGTGTCCGAGCATCTCATGCTGGTCGACCTTGCCCGCAATGACGTCGCCCGCATCGCGCGGCCCGGCACGCGGCGGGTGACCAGCTTGATGCGGGTCGAACGCTTCGCCCGCGTCATGCACATCGTCTCGACCGTCGAGGGCCTGCTGCCGGAGGGTCGCGATGCGGTCGATGCCATCCGCGCCTGTCTCAACGTCGGCACCCTGTCGGGCGCGCCCAAGCTGCGCGCCATCGAGCTTGTCCGCCGTCACGAAGCGACGCAGCGCGGCTTCTATGGCGGCGCCATCGGCGTCCTTACCGGACGCGGCGCCTTCGACAGCGCGGTGGTGATCCGCTCGGCCTTCGTGACCGATGGCATCGCCCGCGTCCGCGCGGGCGCCGGCGTGGTCGCACATAGCGATCCGGCCGCCGAAGCCGCCGAAACGCGCGCCAAGGCAAGCGCGGTACTGGCCGCGCTGGGAGCGGCGGCATGA
- the hisG gene encoding ATP phosphoribosyltransferase has protein sequence MTATMTRLRMAVQKSGRLADAGEGLLSKAGLRIRSAKGQLTARATNFPLDLMLVRDDDIPTLVGDGVCDLGIVGLNVLEEYRLDPANEDVDVLARLGFGGCALKVAIPVAEDWSLGLLEGKRIATSYPLLTRAFLEKEGISAEVVTMHGAVELAPRLGIADYVCDLVSTGQTLEANGLKPVHTILESESVLIRTRATLADEQVDRADALKTRMLGVIATAESKYIVLNAPESALPEITRILPGAEAPTVMPLLGMEGHVAIQAVARESVFWETLEALKAAGARDILVMPIEKMML, from the coding sequence ATGACCGCGACCATGACCCGCCTGCGCATGGCGGTACAGAAATCGGGCCGCCTCGCCGACGCGGGCGAGGGCCTCTTGTCCAAGGCGGGGCTCCGCATCCGCAGCGCCAAGGGCCAGCTCACTGCCCGCGCGACAAATTTCCCGCTCGACCTCATGCTGGTGCGCGACGACGACATCCCGACGCTGGTCGGTGATGGCGTCTGCGACCTCGGCATCGTCGGGTTGAACGTGCTCGAGGAATATCGCCTCGATCCCGCCAACGAGGATGTTGACGTGCTGGCGCGGCTCGGCTTCGGCGGCTGCGCGCTCAAGGTCGCCATCCCCGTCGCCGAGGACTGGTCGCTCGGCCTCCTCGAAGGCAAGCGCATCGCCACCAGCTACCCGCTGCTGACCCGCGCCTTCCTCGAGAAGGAGGGGATTAGCGCCGAAGTGGTGACCATGCACGGGGCGGTCGAACTCGCACCGCGTCTCGGTATCGCCGATTATGTCTGCGACCTCGTCTCCACTGGCCAGACGCTGGAAGCCAACGGCCTCAAGCCCGTGCATACGATCCTCGAATCGGAAAGCGTGCTGATCCGCACCCGTGCGACGCTCGCCGACGAGCAGGTCGACCGCGCCGATGCGCTGAAGACCCGGATGCTCGGCGTCATCGCGACGGCGGAGAGCAAATATATCGTCCTCAACGCGCCCGAAAGCGCGCTGCCCGAGATTACGCGCATCCTGCCGGGCGCCGAGGCACCAACGGTGATGCCGCTCCTCGGGATGGAAGGCCATGTCGCCATCCAGGCCGTGGCCCGCGAATCGGTCTTCTGGGAGACGCTCGAGGCGCTCAAAGCCGCCGGCGCGCGGGACATCCTCGTCATGCCCATCGAGAAGATGATGCTATGA
- the aroF gene encoding 3-deoxy-7-phosphoheptulonate synthase, translated as MIIVMKPDASQDTIDRLLGRIEEKGLKPLHMPGAERVVLGALGDERVLAELALEAEPSVESVKPILAPYKLAARDLHPHDSRVKVGDVAVGGGRFALFGGPCAVEGEEQLRASAKAAKAGGARILRGGAYKPRTSPYSFQGKGPEGLSLLREVGDELGMPVVTEMVDARDLDLFLEAADAIQIGTRNMQNFELLKAVGQCGKPVILKRGMAARIDDLLMAAEYVLAGGNEDVILCERGIRTFETATRNTLDLAAVPLLKEKTHLPVIVDPSHGTGKRSLVAPMALAAAAAGADGVMVEVHVDPATALSDGPQSLYPEQMEALGHQLSRLLHALGREL; from the coding sequence ATGATCATCGTAATGAAACCCGACGCCAGCCAGGACACCATCGACCGCCTCCTCGGGCGGATCGAGGAAAAGGGCCTGAAGCCGCTCCACATGCCGGGCGCCGAACGCGTCGTCCTTGGCGCGCTAGGTGACGAGCGCGTGCTGGCCGAACTGGCACTGGAGGCGGAACCCTCGGTCGAGAGCGTGAAGCCGATCCTCGCCCCCTACAAGCTGGCCGCGCGCGACCTCCACCCGCACGACAGCCGCGTGAAGGTGGGTGACGTCGCGGTGGGCGGCGGCCGCTTCGCCCTGTTCGGCGGGCCCTGCGCGGTCGAGGGCGAGGAGCAGTTGCGCGCCTCGGCGAAGGCGGCGAAGGCGGGCGGAGCGCGGATCCTGCGCGGCGGTGCCTACAAGCCGCGCACCAGCCCTTACAGCTTCCAGGGCAAGGGCCCCGAGGGCCTGTCGTTGCTCCGCGAAGTGGGCGACGAGCTCGGCATGCCGGTCGTCACCGAGATGGTCGATGCGCGCGACCTCGACCTCTTTCTCGAGGCCGCCGACGCCATCCAGATCGGCACCCGCAACATGCAGAATTTCGAACTGCTGAAAGCGGTCGGCCAGTGCGGCAAGCCGGTGATCCTGAAGCGCGGCATGGCGGCGCGGATCGACGACCTGCTGATGGCGGCCGAATATGTGCTGGCCGGCGGCAACGAGGATGTCATCCTTTGCGAGCGCGGCATTCGCACCTTCGAGACGGCGACGCGCAACACGCTCGACCTCGCCGCCGTGCCGCTGCTCAAGGAGAAGACCCACCTCCCCGTCATCGTCGACCCGAGCCACGGCACGGGCAAGCGCAGCCTCGTCGCGCCGATGGCGCTGGCGGCCGCCGCGGCGGGCGCCGATGGCGTCATGGTCGAGGTCCATGTCGATCCCGCCACCGCCTTGTCCGACGGGCCGCAGTCCCTCTATCCCGAGCAGATGGAGGCGCTCGGCCACCAGTTGTCGCGGCTGCTCCACGCGCTGGGCCGCGAGCTGTGA
- the trpD gene encoding anthranilate phosphoribosyltransferase, producing MLDKAHLPADLGPVPNPLPKLLSGEDLPSEDAQHLFERLVLGRLSEAEIASVLVALRMKGETAEEMIGAARALGAAAEEFPSPDTLFADCCGTGGDSSGIINVSTAAGFVAAACGLPIAKHGNRSVSSKCGSADVLEALGARIDMPADEARAVMDATGFTFLYAPAYHPGMKHAGPVRRQLGVRTVMNLLGPCINPARPRVQLLGVADPTLMRRIARTLQAMGVEKALVVHGAGLDELALHADSRALRLEHGEISEEVIAPEEVGLDPAPLKALAGGDAQENARRLRAIFEGKGSKAERDMVALNAGALLHLAGTSRTLAQAVEAAGAAIDGGKAGAVLAAYVEASHG from the coding sequence ATGCTCGATAAAGCCCATCTCCCCGCCGATCTCGGCCCCGTTCCCAACCCGCTGCCCAAGCTCCTGTCGGGCGAGGACCTGCCCTCGGAGGACGCGCAGCACCTGTTCGAACGGCTCGTCCTCGGGCGGCTGTCCGAAGCCGAGATCGCAAGCGTGCTGGTGGCGCTGCGCATGAAGGGCGAGACCGCCGAGGAGATGATCGGCGCGGCGCGCGCGCTGGGCGCGGCGGCGGAGGAGTTTCCCTCGCCCGACACGTTGTTCGCCGATTGTTGCGGCACGGGCGGCGATTCCTCGGGCATCATCAACGTGTCGACCGCGGCGGGGTTCGTCGCCGCGGCCTGCGGGCTGCCCATCGCCAAGCATGGCAACCGCTCGGTCAGCTCGAAATGCGGTTCGGCCGACGTGCTCGAGGCGCTGGGCGCGCGGATCGACATGCCCGCCGACGAGGCGCGCGCGGTGATGGACGCGACCGGCTTCACCTTCCTCTACGCCCCCGCTTACCATCCCGGCATGAAGCATGCGGGCCCCGTGCGGCGGCAACTCGGCGTGCGCACGGTGATGAACCTGCTCGGTCCCTGCATCAATCCGGCGCGCCCGAGGGTCCAGCTCCTCGGCGTGGCCGATCCGACGCTGATGCGCCGCATCGCGCGGACGCTCCAGGCGATGGGGGTCGAGAAAGCGCTGGTGGTGCATGGCGCAGGGCTCGACGAACTTGCACTGCACGCCGACAGCCGCGCGCTGCGGCTCGAGCATGGCGAGATCAGCGAGGAAGTGATCGCGCCCGAGGAAGTCGGTCTCGACCCCGCGCCGCTGAAAGCGCTGGCGGGCGGCGATGCGCAGGAGAATGCGCGTCGGCTGCGCGCCATTTTCGAGGGCAAGGGATCGAAGGCCGAACGCGACATGGTGGCGCTCAACGCAGGGGCGCTGTTGCACCTTGCGGGCACTTCGCGCACCTTGGCGCAAGCGGTCGAGGCGGCAGGTGCCGCGATCGACGGGGGCAAGGCGGGGGCCGTGCTCGCCGCTTATGTGGAGGCAAGTCATGGGTGA
- a CDS encoding YerC/YecD family TrpR-related protein, translating to MVEIRDNDQSAAGESRAEAQAQLALVLARLSDPQAVAMLLDDLCTPAERRALAERWHVARLLAEERYTYRQIHDLTGVSTTTITRVARFLKGGDAGGYRAALAATTKDDQ from the coding sequence ATGGTGGAAATCCGGGATAACGATCAAAGCGCGGCAGGCGAATCGCGCGCCGAAGCGCAGGCTCAGCTCGCGCTGGTGCTTGCACGTCTCAGCGATCCGCAGGCCGTCGCCATGCTGCTCGACGACCTCTGTACGCCAGCCGAGCGCCGCGCATTGGCCGAGCGCTGGCACGTCGCGCGCCTCCTCGCCGAGGAGCGCTACACCTACCGCCAGATCCACGACCTGACCGGCGTGTCGACGACCACCATCACGCGCGTCGCGCGTTTCCTCAAAGGCGGTGATGCGGGCGGCTATCGCGCCGCGCTGGCCGCGACGACAAAGGACGACCAATGA
- the hisD gene encoding histidinol dehydrogenase, translating to MTGVIDWTGLDDAGRKTALARPQQREDASLQDAVRDIIADVRDGGWDALCAIATRIDGSAPGALEVAPYAKRARTELPAEALAAIRLAADNIETFHRATLPQPVSVETMPGLTVEKRWAPLGSAGLYVPGGKAPLFSTLLMLAIPARVAGVEWLTVVTPPRPDGGLDPAVALAAEICGVERIWTVGGAQAIAALAFGAGDIAPVDRICGPGNAWVAAAKRQVSSLPGGPGIDLPAGPSELLVIADATSDPARVAADLLSQAEHDRDAQVLLVSTSDGAIAAALAEVDRQAADMGGDFAPVRAIRCADLTQAVTIANAYAPEHLSIALADDVAADLAARITDAGAVFVGEGAAESFGDYLAGSSHVLPTDGAARYTGGVTALTYLKAISIQRISPDTARRLAAPAAALARLEGLEAHARAAEIRGAAIKEPAL from the coding sequence ATGACCGGCGTGATCGACTGGACCGGCCTCGACGATGCCGGACGAAAGACTGCGCTCGCCCGCCCGCAGCAGCGCGAGGACGCCTCACTGCAGGACGCCGTGCGCGACATCATCGCCGACGTGCGCGATGGCGGCTGGGATGCGCTGTGCGCCATCGCCACCCGCATCGACGGCAGTGCGCCCGGTGCGCTCGAGGTCGCCCCTTACGCAAAGCGTGCCCGCACCGAACTTCCTGCCGAAGCGCTGGCGGCCATCCGGCTCGCCGCCGACAATATCGAGACTTTCCACCGTGCGACCCTGCCGCAGCCGGTCAGCGTCGAAACCATGCCGGGCCTCACCGTCGAGAAACGATGGGCTCCGCTCGGCAGCGCCGGGCTCTATGTCCCGGGCGGCAAGGCGCCGCTCTTCTCTACCTTGCTGATGCTCGCCATCCCGGCGCGCGTCGCCGGTGTCGAGTGGCTGACCGTGGTCACCCCGCCCCGCCCTGATGGCGGTCTCGACCCTGCCGTCGCGCTGGCCGCCGAAATCTGCGGCGTCGAGCGCATCTGGACCGTGGGCGGCGCGCAGGCGATCGCCGCGCTCGCCTTCGGCGCCGGCGACATCGCCCCCGTCGACCGTATCTGCGGCCCCGGCAATGCGTGGGTCGCCGCCGCCAAGCGGCAGGTGTCGAGCCTGCCCGGCGGCCCCGGCATCGACTTGCCCGCCGGTCCCAGCGAACTGCTCGTCATCGCCGATGCAACCAGCGATCCCGCGCGCGTCGCCGCCGACCTCCTGAGCCAGGCCGAGCATGACCGCGATGCGCAGGTCCTCCTCGTCTCGACCAGCGATGGCGCCATTGCCGCCGCGCTTGCCGAGGTCGACCGGCAGGCTGCCGACATGGGCGGCGACTTCGCCCCCGTGCGGGCGATCCGCTGCGCCGACCTCACGCAAGCCGTGACGATCGCCAACGCCTATGCCCCCGAGCATCTCAGCATCGCGCTCGCCGATGACGTCGCCGCCGACCTTGCCGCGCGCATCACCGACGCTGGCGCGGTCTTCGTCGGCGAAGGGGCTGCCGAGAGCTTCGGCGACTATCTCGCCGGTTCGAGCCACGTCCTGCCGACCGACGGCGCGGCGCGCTACACCGGCGGCGTCACCGCGCTCACCTACCTGAAGGCGATCAGTATCCAGCGCATCAGCCCCGACACTGCCCGCCGCCTTGCCGCCCCCGCCGCCGCCCTCGCGCGGCTCGAGGGGCTCGAAGCCCATGCCCGCGCCGCCGAGATCCGCGGCGCCGCCATCAAGGAACCCGCCCTGTGA
- the trpCF gene encoding bifunctional indole-3-glycerol-phosphate synthase TrpC/phosphoribosylanthranilate isomerase TrpF: protein MGDVLDRIIARKRREVEERLGTRRFNAQPTTRSLSQALRKPGARFIMEVKPKSPSGHVAAHRPEEALAAYRPVADAISILTDEADFGGSLALLERLRKDYGGPILAKDFIVDPRQVDEARSCGADAVLAMMSVLDDATAGQVMERGRALGMDVLVEVHDEAELARAMALGATLVGINNRDLKTLSTDLAVTERLAPLVPGHVTLVSESGISTFADAQRLGPLVDGFLVGSALMAADDIAFAARTLVHGPVKLCGMTRVADVALAARQGASHVGFIFAPGTPRAIDVERARTLTMLASDFGMKTVGVFRGRDPEAIAEASRILRLDAVQLHEPGADTIIAQLRQKLRPGTECWALSQVGEQGPDPVPLADRTLFDTLVGGSSGGTGIAFDWSRIAGRDDLTRAFLAGGIGPDNVREAVRTGAYGIDVCSGVESEPGTKDPEKIEALFAALRHPDRRSAR from the coding sequence ATGGGTGACGTTCTCGACAGGATTATCGCGCGTAAGCGGCGCGAGGTGGAGGAGCGGCTAGGAACACGCCGCTTCAACGCCCAGCCGACGACGCGGAGCCTCTCGCAGGCGCTGCGCAAGCCCGGCGCGCGCTTCATCATGGAGGTAAAGCCCAAATCACCCTCGGGCCATGTCGCGGCGCATCGTCCCGAAGAGGCGCTCGCCGCCTATCGCCCCGTCGCCGATGCCATCAGCATCCTCACCGACGAGGCGGATTTCGGCGGTTCGCTCGCGCTGCTCGAACGGCTGCGCAAGGATTATGGCGGGCCGATCCTCGCCAAGGATTTCATCGTTGACCCGCGGCAGGTGGACGAGGCGCGCTCCTGCGGCGCCGATGCCGTGCTGGCGATGATGTCAGTGCTCGATGATGCCACCGCCGGGCAAGTCATGGAGCGCGGCCGCGCGCTTGGCATGGACGTGCTGGTCGAAGTGCATGACGAGGCCGAACTCGCCCGCGCGATGGCGCTCGGCGCGACCCTCGTCGGCATCAACAATCGCGATCTCAAGACACTCTCCACCGACCTTGCCGTGACCGAACGGCTCGCACCCCTCGTGCCCGGGCATGTCACGCTGGTTTCCGAGAGCGGCATCTCCACCTTTGCCGATGCGCAGCGGCTCGGGCCGCTGGTCGACGGTTTCCTCGTCGGTTCCGCGTTGATGGCGGCCGACGACATCGCCTTTGCCGCGCGCACGCTGGTCCACGGTCCCGTGAAGCTGTGCGGCATGACACGGGTCGCCGACGTCGCGCTGGCGGCTCGCCAGGGCGCGAGCCACGTCGGCTTCATCTTCGCGCCCGGCACGCCGCGCGCGATCGACGTCGAACGGGCGCGCACGCTGACCATGCTGGCCTCCGATTTCGGCATGAAGACCGTCGGCGTGTTTCGCGGCCGCGACCCCGAGGCCATCGCCGAGGCCAGCCGGATCCTGCGGCTCGACGCGGTCCAGCTCCACGAGCCCGGCGCCGACACAATCATCGCGCAACTGCGGCAAAAACTTCGCCCCGGCACCGAATGCTGGGCGCTCTCGCAGGTCGGCGAGCAAGGGCCCGACCCCGTGCCGCTGGCCGACCGCACCCTGTTCGACACGCTCGTGGGCGGCTCGAGCGGGGGCACCGGAATCGCTTTCGACTGGAGCCGGATCGCGGGGCGCGACGACCTTACCCGCGCCTTCCTCGCTGGCGGCATCGGTCCGGACAATGTCCGCGAGGCCGTGCGTACCGGCGCTTATGGCATCGACGTCTGCTCTGGCGTCGAGAGCGAGCCCGGGACCAAGGACCCCGAGAAGATCGAAGCGCTGTTCGCCGCGCTGCGCCATCCCGACCGCCGGAGTGCGCGATGA